From the genome of Corallococcus macrosporus DSM 14697:
GGAGGGCCACGCCCTCCTCCTTGTGGAGGATGCCCAGCGCGTTGCACAGCTCGTGCTTCAGGTCCGCCAGCATCGGGAAGGGCAGGTCCTTCAGGTCCGGGTGGTGCGTGCGCCACGCGTGGTGCACGAACTCGCTGTCGGTGCTCAGGCCCAGGACCTGCGCGTCACGGTCAGCGAAGTCCTTGTTCTTCTTGCCGAACTCCGCGATCTCCGTGGGGCAGATGAAGGTGAAGTCCTTCGGCCACGCGAACAGGACCAGCCACTTGCCCTTGAAGGTCTCGTTCGTGATGTCCTGGAACTCCTTGCCCTTCTCCAGGGACACGGTGGCCTTCACCTTGAAGTTCGGGATCTTGTCGCCAACGGTCAGCATTACGGCTCCTTGGGATGGGGGTCCGGCGGTGAGCCGACCCCGGTGAATGTGTTCTGTCCTACCGCTTAGCAGTCGCCGTGCCAGGACTTCGAATCAATGATTCCAGGGGTTTATGATTCACCCCCGCTGGGTCGGTGCCGCTGGGCCGGTGTCTAACGAAATCTCGGTGGGGCTCGCCACTGCAATTTCGGTGGTTCGAAAAGTGGAGTGACGGCCGCCCGCTCGTGGCCCTCGCGAGCGGGGGCGGAAAATACGAGATGCACCGGGAGGTTGCATCAAGCGCGGACAGGCGGCGGTGCGAATGTACGGCCGCGAACGCCTGCTCCGTTCACCTACAGCAGGGAGGACACCGCTGCGCCGGGCCCGTGTTCGCGCGGTGACGGTGGACCCCGAAATCCCGGTGCCCGTGGGCACTGCAATTTCGGTGGAACCCTATTATTTCGTGGGCATGCAGGACGACTTTTCAGGCGCCACGGACGGCGCGAACGACGCTCGGGACCTCATCGAGCTGGCCACGGCGGAGGGCTCCGTCGGGGATTTGCTGCGCCGTGGGCTCGACTGGCTGACGCGGGTGGTGCGCTTCGACCTGGCCACGGTGTTCCTCCTCAAGGAGGGCCGGCTGGTGTCGGTGGCGGCGCGGGGGCCGCTGGCGAACGCGAAGGTGCGGCAGCACACGCTGCAGTTGTCGGAGTTCCCGTCGCTGCGGCAGGCGCTGGAGACGCGGCGGGCCAAGGCCTTCACGGAGGAGGACCACGCCCACGGGGATGGCGACCCGTTCGACGGCGTGCTGGACCTGCCGCCGGGGCACTCCTGCATGGTGGTGCCGCTGTGCGCGGGCGAGCGCTGCTACGGCGTGCTGTCCCTGGACCGGGCGGAGTGTGAGACATACCCCCAGCCGGTGGTGGAGCTGGTGGAGGTGTACGGGCAGATGCTGGCCACGGCGATCCAATCCGCCGAGCAGCGCGCCACCTTCGAGCGGCTCCACCGGCAGGACCACGAGCACGCGAAGCTGCTGGAGGCGCAGCTCGGGGGAGACTCGGAGGGCATCCTCGAGACGTCGCGGAGCCCGGTGATGCGGGACCTGGCGCGGCGGGCGCGGCAGGTGGCGGAGACGGACACGCCGGTGCTGATTACCGGAGAGACGGGCACGGGCAAGGAGCGGCTGGCCCGGGCCATCCACCGGTGGAGCGCTCGCGCGGACCAGCCCTTCGTCACGCTCAACTGCGCGGCCATTCCCGCGGGCCTGCTGGAGAGCGAGCTCTTCGGCCACGTGAAGGGCGCCTTCACCGGGGCCACCAAGGACCGGGCCGGGCGCTTCCAGATGGCCCACGGCGGCACGCTGCTGCTGGACGAGGTGGGCGAGCTGCCCTTCGACCTCCAGGCGAAGCTGCTGCGCGCGCTGCAGGAGAAGACCTTCGAGCCGGTGGGCAGCGACAAGACGGTGCGCGCGGACGTGCGCATCCTGGCGGCCACGCACGTGGACCTGCAGCAGGCCATTGCCCAGAAGCGCTTCCGCGAGGACCTCTACTACCGGCTGAGCGTGTTCCCCCTGCGCCTGCCGCCCTTGCGCGAGCGCCGCGAGGACCTGCCGCAGCTGTGCGACTTCCTCCTGGAGGAGCAGGCGCGCCGGACGGGGCGGCGGGGCATGCGGGTGACGCCGGAGGGCCTGACGCGGCTGGCGGCCTACGACTGGCCGGGCAACCTGCGCGAGCTGGCCAACGCGCTGGAGCGGGCCACCATCCTCACGCGCGGGACGGCGCTGGGGCCGGAGGCCTTCGACGTGCCCACGCGTGGCGCGGCCGTGGTGGCGGCGCTGCCGGAGGAGCCCGCGCCCGCGGCGGAGGGCGTGAAGCGGGGCCCCGTGTTGACGCTGGCGGCGGTGCAGCGCGAGCACATCATGCGGGTGCTCACGCTGACCCGGGGCCGCGTGTACGGCGCCAACGGGGCCGCGGCGCTGCTGGGGCTCAAGCCGTCCACGCTCCAGAGCCGGATGAAGAAGCTGGGCATCGCCCGGCTGGAGCAGTTCGTCGTCGACGAGGCGTGAGCCTGGAGCCGCGCGCCTACGAGACGCGCGGCGCCGAGGGCGCCACCGGGTAGGTGCCCCGCTGGCCGAAGGGCGGGTCGAACAGCGCCGGGTCCGACTGCCGCGAGCGGAACAGGTCGATGATGTAGTTCATCCGCTGGTCCAGCTTGCCCCAGTCCTTCGCGCCAGTGCCCGTGAGGCTGTCCGGGCTCTTGTCGAGCTGGCCCAGCAGCGCCTTCAGCTCGGGGTCGTCGATGGTGCGCAGGTGCGGCGGGAAGAGCGTGGACTCCATGCCCGGGGGCGGCGGCAAGT
Proteins encoded in this window:
- a CDS encoding peroxiredoxin encodes the protein MLTVGDKIPNFKVKATVSLEKGKEFQDITNETFKGKWLVLFAWPKDFTFICPTEIAEFGKKNKDFADRDAQVLGLSTDSEFVHHAWRTHHPDLKDLPFPMLADLKHELCNALGILHKEEGVALRATFIADPEGIIRHVTVNDLSVGRNVSETVRTLDALQTDELCPCNWTKGEETLTQKLAKAG
- a CDS encoding sigma 54-interacting transcriptional regulator, translating into MQDDFSGATDGANDARDLIELATAEGSVGDLLRRGLDWLTRVVRFDLATVFLLKEGRLVSVAARGPLANAKVRQHTLQLSEFPSLRQALETRRAKAFTEEDHAHGDGDPFDGVLDLPPGHSCMVVPLCAGERCYGVLSLDRAECETYPQPVVELVEVYGQMLATAIQSAEQRATFERLHRQDHEHAKLLEAQLGGDSEGILETSRSPVMRDLARRARQVAETDTPVLITGETGTGKERLARAIHRWSARADQPFVTLNCAAIPAGLLESELFGHVKGAFTGATKDRAGRFQMAHGGTLLLDEVGELPFDLQAKLLRALQEKTFEPVGSDKTVRADVRILAATHVDLQQAIAQKRFREDLYYRLSVFPLRLPPLRERREDLPQLCDFLLEEQARRTGRRGMRVTPEGLTRLAAYDWPGNLRELANALERATILTRGTALGPEAFDVPTRGAAVVAALPEEPAPAAEGVKRGPVLTLAAVQREHIMRVLTLTRGRVYGANGAAALLGLKPSTLQSRMKKLGIARLEQFVVDEA